A section of the Arcobacter sp. F155 genome encodes:
- a CDS encoding flagellar basal body rod C-terminal domain-containing protein codes for MLKSLNVAQSGLNASKYAIENISNNLANENTPGYKKRVVQLSELELIDSRFTGRGVRADNAYRITSQYMYDNMMNENTKSNYYSTISKITGSIEVMFSETDESGFSSDLDRYFQAIENLRTNPNSEIYRTTYKTQGKVLVESLQNLYSNIEKEEELTKISIEENVKKVNNLINEIGEVNQQLGQHIDASNDLLDKRDQLERELSQYVDIEVDRSNNEYTLKVGGEIAVRYNTNIREINLVEEFEPQIDRFSTNPPSGKPKDIIGENYDIGLGDKISYKFNNEYEVSVEIGSNKFTDGQGNEYEIDFDGDGTPDTVDETNYVRALSFAVNAHPEISEKVIAYNGDYAVDEEGNIVDNMGKDEFLRLDARNPGEAGSFQGRLVVKEADNPTVQSSNSVLPSDLVDPAGGNITVNVPGVGNTVFTVTGTTTYENLINDINADPNLSAELNADGNLVIANKTTPDDGVTVIDNLTTPIGFSDTPKNSGSLFRDEYSSKNGEDKVFLSVYDKEITLKSGIIKAQTENLTTTSPNNKIIDYKEKLDNFARSLSDLFDKFVKTTSDGDYLYGHVASDNYSGDREIKNLNLFSGMDVMSLKFNEDAVNDLDQVDLDYMATMQWKKDIEFDGFAQDGSNFNNTSLSEFFQEIRVNVSSDKENNDFLLETQETVFQSIQFKFEQLTKVDPDEEMINLMQFQAAYTANAKIVTAVDEMIQTLLGM; via the coding sequence ATGTTAAAGTCATTAAATGTGGCACAAAGTGGTTTAAATGCCTCAAAATATGCTATTGAGAATATTTCAAACAACTTAGCAAATGAAAATACTCCTGGATATAAAAAGAGAGTTGTACAGTTAAGTGAATTGGAGTTAATTGACTCTAGATTTACTGGACGTGGAGTAAGAGCTGATAATGCTTATAGAATTACTTCTCAATATATGTATGATAATATGATGAATGAGAATACTAAATCAAATTATTATAGTACAATCTCAAAAATAACAGGAAGCATAGAAGTTATGTTTTCTGAAACTGATGAAAGTGGTTTCTCAAGTGATTTAGATAGATATTTTCAAGCAATTGAGAACTTAAGAACAAACCCAAATTCAGAAATATATAGAACAACTTATAAAACTCAAGGTAAAGTATTAGTAGAGTCTTTACAAAACTTATATTCAAATATTGAAAAAGAAGAAGAATTAACTAAAATCTCAATTGAAGAGAATGTAAAGAAAGTTAATAACTTAATTAATGAAATAGGTGAAGTGAATCAGCAATTAGGTCAACATATAGATGCTTCAAATGATTTACTTGATAAAAGAGATCAACTTGAAAGGGAGCTATCTCAATATGTTGATATTGAAGTTGATAGAAGTAATAATGAATATACACTAAAAGTTGGCGGCGAAATTGCTGTTAGATATAACACTAATATTCGTGAAATCAACTTAGTGGAAGAGTTTGAACCTCAAATTGATAGATTCTCTACAAATCCTCCTTCTGGTAAACCAAAAGATATAATTGGTGAAAATTATGATATTGGTTTAGGTGATAAAATATCTTATAAATTTAATAATGAGTATGAAGTTTCTGTTGAAATTGGTAGTAATAAGTTTACTGATGGTCAGGGAAATGAATATGAAATAGATTTTGATGGAGATGGAACTCCTGATACTGTAGATGAAACAAACTATGTTAGAGCTTTATCTTTTGCAGTAAATGCTCATCCTGAAATCTCAGAAAAAGTTATTGCTTATAATGGAGACTATGCAGTTGATGAAGAGGGGAATATTGTAGATAATATGGGAAAAGATGAATTCCTAAGATTAGATGCAAGAAATCCTGGTGAAGCTGGCTCTTTTCAAGGAAGACTTGTAGTAAAAGAAGCAGATAATCCAACTGTACAGTCTTCAAACTCTGTTTTACCTTCAGATTTAGTTGATCCAGCAGGTGGAAATATAACTGTTAATGTTCCTGGTGTAGGGAATACTGTATTTACAGTAACTGGTACAACTACATATGAAAATTTAATCAATGATATTAATGCAGACCCTAATTTAAGTGCTGAGTTAAATGCCGATGGTAATTTAGTTATTGCAAATAAAACTACTCCTGATGATGGCGTAACAGTAATTGATAACTTAACAACACCAATTGGTTTTTCAGATACTCCTAAAAATAGTGGATCACTTTTTAGAGATGAATACTCAAGTAAAAATGGAGAAGATAAAGTATTTTTATCTGTTTATGATAAAGAGATAACATTAAAATCAGGAATTATAAAGGCTCAAACAGAAAACTTAACTACAACTTCTCCAAATAATAAGATTATTGATTATAAAGAGAAATTAGATAATTTTGCTAGATCATTAAGTGATCTTTTTGACAAATTTGTTAAAACAACTTCTGATGGTGATTACCTTTATGGTCATGTGGCATCTGATAATTATTCAGGTGATAGAGAAATCAAGAATTTGAACTTATTTAGTGGTATGGATGTTATGTCTTTAAAATTTAATGAAGATGCAGTAAATGATCTTGATCAAGTTGATTTAGACTATATGGCAACAATGCAATGGAAAAAAGATATTGAATTTGATGGATTTGCACAAGATGGTTCAAACTTCAATAATACTTCACTTTCAGAATTTTTTCAAGAGATAAGGGTAAATGTCTCTTCAGATAAAGAGAATAATGATTTTTTATTAGAGACACAAGAAACAGTATTTCAATCAATACAGTTTAAGTTTGAACAACTAACAAAAGTTGATCCAGATGAAGAAATGATTAATCTTATGCAATTTCAAGCAGCATATACAGCTAATGCAAAAATTGTTACAGCTGTGGATGAGATGATTCAAACACTTCTTGGTATGTAA
- a CDS encoding flagellar basal body L-ring protein FlgH encodes MKLSKYLLLIALAFLLVGCVEQPEIKFEKPTLQVPKAKPKVQKKKGSLYSMRGPSLFADKKDLQVGDIIQVRISESLNSKTNTKREISSDRSSNLGGGLISQMDANIPLSSSVQKAADKFNSYAGVNFGTESTSENTGEVKTNLSETFSTSVSAIIEETYQNGNYLIRAQKEMLIDGQKQSLVLTGVIRPYDITPENSVTSSQVANLKILYIKDGEEQDVMRTPWATRIIQTFWPF; translated from the coding sequence ATGAAATTAAGTAAGTATTTATTACTAATAGCTTTAGCTTTTTTATTAGTTGGATGTGTGGAACAACCTGAAATAAAATTTGAAAAGCCAACACTTCAGGTTCCTAAAGCAAAGCCAAAAGTACAAAAGAAAAAAGGCTCTTTATACTCAATGAGAGGACCTTCTTTGTTTGCTGATAAAAAAGATTTACAAGTTGGAGATATAATTCAAGTAAGAATTAGTGAGTCGTTAAACTCAAAAACTAATACAAAAAGAGAAATAAGTTCTGATAGAAGTTCTAACTTAGGAGGTGGACTTATTTCTCAAATGGATGCAAATATTCCTTTATCTTCATCTGTCCAAAAAGCTGCAGATAAATTTAATTCATATGCAGGGGTTAACTTTGGAACTGAAAGTACAAGTGAAAATACAGGGGAAGTAAAAACTAACCTTAGTGAAACATTTAGCACAAGTGTTTCTGCTATAATTGAAGAAACATACCAAAATGGGAACTACTTAATTCGAGCACAAAAAGAGATGCTAATTGATGGACAGAAGCAGTCTTTAGTTTTAACTGGTGTAATAAGACCTTATGATATAACACCTGAAAATTCAGTAACTTCATCACAAGTTGCTAATTTAAAGATTTTATATATTAAAGATGGTGAAGAGCAGGATGTTATGAGAACTCCTTGGGCAACTAGGATAATACAGACCTTCTGGCCTTTTTAA
- the fliL gene encoding flagellar basal body-associated protein FliL: MAEENNGTTKAGGGKGLMIVLIALIVILLLAVGVGGYLLVSSGVLNGQQAQQQVQKEESGDSNEMYKTAINDLVLNITNAKGREKLMKLSFHLKSTEPSIEKIVEEYKPEIVDAVIAQISSRSSEELLTVGGKALLKEELLEDINNIINEVTSSNDDIKRNNVKNILFTTFVIK, from the coding sequence ATGGCAGAAGAAAATAACGGAACAACTAAAGCTGGTGGTGGAAAAGGATTAATGATAGTGCTTATTGCACTAATTGTTATTTTATTACTTGCAGTAGGTGTTGGTGGATATTTATTAGTTAGTAGTGGAGTATTAAATGGTCAACAAGCTCAACAACAAGTACAAAAAGAAGAGTCAGGTGATTCTAATGAAATGTACAAAACAGCAATTAATGATTTAGTACTTAACATTACAAATGCAAAGGGTAGAGAAAAATTAATGAAACTATCTTTTCATTTAAAAAGTACAGAACCATCAATTGAAAAAATTGTAGAAGAGTATAAGCCAGAAATAGTTGATGCTGTGATTGCACAAATTAGTTCAAGAAGCTCAGAAGAGTTATTAACAGTTGGTGGTAAGGCACTTTTAAAAGAAGAGCTTTTAGAAGATATAAATAACATTATCAATGAAGTAACATCTAGCAATGATGATATCAAAAGAAATAATGTTAAAAATATTTTATTCACTACTTTTGTAATTAAATAA
- a CDS encoding MotE family protein — MLRVVILFLISTIVLNAQEERVTSAALIKQKIEVKELKKELNIFYNKKEKEYQERKKELLDLIKKIENEKKIVAQIRDENLQLLKDINGEVESKTSKIYNKMKPKVAASIFNEMINNGKVEDVFDIILRLKENNVTSLMKFLSPKNAAMLTIMLKDYRAKNQDEG, encoded by the coding sequence TTGTTAAGAGTAGTAATTTTATTTTTAATATCAACTATAGTTTTAAATGCTCAAGAAGAGAGAGTAACTAGTGCAGCTTTAATTAAGCAAAAAATTGAAGTAAAAGAGTTAAAAAAAGAGCTTAATATCTTTTATAATAAAAAAGAGAAAGAGTATCAAGAACGAAAAAAAGAGTTGCTAGATTTAATAAAAAAAATAGAAAATGAGAAAAAAATTGTTGCACAAATAAGAGATGAAAATCTTCAGTTGTTAAAAGATATAAATGGTGAAGTAGAAAGTAAGACATCGAAAATATATAATAAGATGAAACCAAAGGTAGCAGCTTCAATATTTAATGAAATGATAAATAATGGAAAAGTTGAAGATGTTTTTGATATAATCTTAAGATTAAAAGAGAATAATGTAACATCATTAATGAAATTTTTAAGCCCAAAAAATGCAGCAATGCTGACAATAATGTTAAAAGACTATAGGGCTAAAAATCAAGACGAAGGGTAA
- a CDS encoding flagellar biosynthetic protein FliQ, giving the protein MDLIAIAENTVKIILILGLPSLIVSMVIGLIISIFQAVTQVSDASLTFVPKVIVVSIFVLITLPWVGDHITTYTKDLWDLMLIFGE; this is encoded by the coding sequence ATGGATCTAATAGCTATTGCAGAAAATACGGTAAAGATTATTTTAATCTTAGGTTTACCGTCATTGATTGTAAGTATGGTAATTGGACTTATCATCTCAATCTTTCAAGCAGTAACTCAGGTTTCAGATGCATCATTAACTTTTGTTCCTAAGGTTATTGTTGTATCAATTTTTGTTTTAATAACCTTACCTTGGGTTGGTGATCATATCACAACATATACTAAGGATCTTTGGGATTTAATGTTGATTTTTGGAGAGTGA
- a CDS encoding flagellar basal body P-ring protein FlgI yields the protein MLKFFIVLLFFLQSIYAVTIKDISNVVGIRDNQLIGYGLVVGLAGSGDKSQFTMQSLQNLLRNSYIKIPASSIKSKNIAAVMVTAELPPFARQGDKIKVKISAIGDAKSIDNGELLLTQLKAVDGQVYALAQGSIVADNQNETTGFIYEGATVENEVEYSLKNEDSIKLSLLKNDAKQAYLVEKKINEFFNKPLAVALDTRTIYVKKPLDSSIVKFLSDVQSIQLDSTFKKKIIIDVARETIIAGLDIPIGPVTVAKNDFTIRIKKSELSDVQWDDKKINKGQDIGDDVRLENKPVAVNIDNTLMNTKKQPTVSDLVRAMKVMKLPITEIIDTLKMIKELGALDVELEIRG from the coding sequence GTGTTGAAGTTTTTTATAGTTTTATTATTTTTTTTACAAAGTATTTATGCTGTAACTATTAAAGATATTTCAAATGTTGTAGGAATTAGAGATAACCAACTTATTGGATATGGGCTTGTTGTGGGACTTGCAGGCTCTGGAGACAAATCACAATTCACTATGCAAAGTTTACAAAACCTTCTTAGAAACTCATATATTAAAATACCTGCCTCATCAATTAAATCAAAAAATATTGCTGCTGTTATGGTAACAGCAGAACTTCCTCCTTTTGCAAGGCAAGGGGACAAGATAAAAGTAAAAATCTCTGCCATAGGGGATGCAAAATCTATTGATAATGGAGAACTTCTACTAACTCAACTAAAAGCAGTTGATGGCCAAGTTTATGCACTTGCACAAGGTTCTATTGTTGCAGACAATCAAAATGAAACTACAGGTTTTATTTACGAGGGTGCAACAGTTGAAAACGAAGTAGAATACTCACTTAAAAATGAAGATAGCATCAAACTAAGTTTATTAAAAAATGATGCAAAACAAGCATATCTAGTAGAAAAAAAGATTAATGAATTTTTTAATAAACCTCTAGCAGTTGCCCTTGACACAAGAACTATCTATGTAAAAAAGCCTTTAGATAGTTCAATTGTTAAATTTCTTTCTGATGTTCAAAGTATTCAATTAGACTCTACATTTAAGAAAAAAATTATCATAGATGTTGCTAGAGAGACTATTATTGCGGGACTTGATATTCCAATTGGTCCTGTTACCGTAGCTAAAAATGATTTTACAATTAGAATTAAAAAATCTGAACTTAGTGATGTTCAATGGGATGATAAAAAGATTAATAAAGGTCAAGATATTGGCGATGATGTAAGACTTGAAAACAAGCCAGTTGCTGTTAATATTGACAATACTTTAATGAACACAAAAAAGCAACCAACTGTTTCAGATTTAGTAAGAGCAATGAAGGTAATGAAATTACCAATTACTGAAATAATTGATACCCTAAAAATGATCAAAGAGCTTGGTGCTTTAGACGTTGAATTAGAGATAAGAGGATAG
- the fliM gene encoding flagellar motor switch protein FliM, whose product MAEFLSQDEIDALLDIADAGEEIETAAEEQIVSKEKNYSIYDFKKPNRISNEQFKAFSTLHDKMLRDLITDLSAMLRKIVDIKLYSIEQMTYGEFILSIPQLTSLNTLSIKPLEGRIVIECNPGISHKIIAELLGSGAVAASDNLDRELTEIEVNIFEHFYKMFVKHMYKAWDEVTTLNFKIESRDTNANAIQIISDHEIVLLVVLEITIDEESGFLSICYPISYIETLLNKIVEKIFSEGRNKKASRKKDITTLISGAKMGIEAIMAETEMTVSELLGLKADDVIVFNKNATSPSAKVYINSTEKFAAVSGIQNNRKAIQIESNIDHEKQETLDTLREMREERIKKAKESSENIKRLLQERHGR is encoded by the coding sequence ATGGCTGAGTTTTTAAGTCAAGATGAGATTGATGCACTTTTAGATATTGCCGATGCCGGTGAAGAGATTGAAACAGCGGCCGAAGAACAGATTGTATCTAAAGAAAAAAACTATTCTATTTATGACTTTAAAAAGCCAAATAGAATTTCAAATGAGCAGTTTAAAGCCTTCTCAACTCTACATGACAAGATGTTAAGGGATCTGATTACAGACCTGTCTGCAATGCTTAGAAAAATAGTTGATATCAAACTATATTCAATTGAGCAAATGACATATGGAGAGTTTATTCTTTCTATTCCACAATTAACATCACTAAATACTCTTTCAATCAAACCTTTAGAGGGAAGAATTGTAATTGAGTGTAACCCTGGAATTTCCCACAAAATTATTGCTGAACTATTAGGAAGTGGAGCAGTTGCTGCAAGTGATAACCTAGATAGAGAACTTACTGAGATTGAAGTAAATATTTTTGAACACTTCTATAAAATGTTTGTTAAACATATGTATAAAGCATGGGATGAAGTTACAACTTTAAACTTTAAAATTGAGTCAAGGGATACAAATGCAAATGCAATTCAGATTATCTCTGACCACGAAATTGTTCTACTAGTTGTACTTGAAATCACTATTGATGAAGAATCAGGTTTCTTATCTATTTGTTACCCTATTTCATATATTGAAACACTTCTAAATAAAATTGTTGAAAAAATCTTCTCAGAAGGAAGAAATAAAAAAGCAAGTAGAAAAAAAGATATTACTACACTTATTTCTGGTGCTAAAATGGGAATCGAAGCTATTATGGCTGAAACAGAGATGACAGTTTCAGAACTACTTGGATTAAAAGCAGATGATGTAATAGTTTTTAATAAAAATGCAACTTCTCCATCAGCAAAAGTATATATCAACAGTACTGAGAAGTTTGCTGCTGTATCAGGAATTCAAAATAATAGAAAAGCAATTCAAATTGAGTCTAATATTGACCATGAAAAACAAGAAACACTTGATACATTAAGAGAGATGAGAGAAGAAAGAATTAAAAAAGCAAAAGAGTCATCTGAGAATATCAAACGTCTTTTACAAGAAAGACATGGGCGTTAA
- the pyrC gene encoding dihydroorotase, with amino-acid sequence METFEIDSALDMHLHLRDGEMLKLVGPLTSETFSGALIMPNLVPPVTTKEAMLEYKQRINEACSEDKFEPHLTLFFQNDYSYEFLEDIKDDIIGIKLYPAGITTNSETGVASMDVEVLRPTLESMSKLGIPLCIHGETNGFVMDREKEFMPIYESIAKAFPDLKIIMEHITTKDAVELLDKYANLYATVTLHHLLITLDDVAGGMLNPHLFCKPIAKRPEDRDALLDAALKAHPKLMFGSDSAPHPKHKKECCGCAAGVFTSPIALQVLTQLFEENDSLDNLNAFVSLNARKIYNLNPIKKTVKLVKKNFVVPASYNYKGENVVPMYAGEVLNWSIQTIED; translated from the coding sequence ATGGAAACTTTTGAAATAGACTCTGCTTTAGATATGCACCTTCACTTACGTGATGGTGAAATGTTAAAACTAGTTGGTCCTTTAACATCTGAAACTTTTAGTGGGGCATTAATTATGCCTAATTTAGTTCCTCCTGTTACAACTAAAGAAGCTATGCTTGAATATAAGCAAAGAATTAATGAAGCATGTAGTGAAGATAAGTTTGAACCACATTTAACACTATTTTTTCAAAATGATTACTCGTATGAGTTTTTAGAAGATATCAAAGATGATATCATTGGTATCAAACTTTATCCTGCAGGAATTACAACAAATTCTGAAACAGGTGTTGCTTCAATGGATGTTGAAGTATTAAGACCTACATTAGAGTCTATGAGTAAATTAGGTATTCCTCTTTGTATCCATGGTGAAACAAATGGTTTTGTTATGGATAGAGAAAAAGAGTTTATGCCTATTTATGAATCAATAGCAAAAGCTTTTCCTGACTTAAAAATTATTATGGAGCATATTACTACAAAGGATGCTGTAGAGCTTCTTGATAAGTATGCTAACCTTTATGCAACAGTAACATTACATCACTTATTAATTACACTTGATGATGTTGCTGGTGGAATGTTAAATCCGCACCTTTTCTGTAAACCAATTGCAAAAAGACCTGAAGATAGAGATGCCTTATTAGATGCAGCATTAAAAGCACATCCAAAATTAATGTTTGGAAGTGACTCAGCCCCTCATCCAAAACATAAAAAAGAGTGTTGTGGTTGTGCAGCAGGTGTATTTACATCTCCAATTGCACTACAAGTATTAACTCAATTGTTTGAAGAGAATGATTCTTTAGATAATTTAAATGCTTTTGTAAGTTTAAATGCAAGAAAAATTTATAACTTAAACCCTATAAAAAAGACTGTTAAGTTAGTGAAGAAGAACTTTGTTGTTCCAGCTTCATATAATTATAAGGGTGAAAATGTTGTACCAATGTATGCTGGTGAAGTATTAAATTGGTCAATTCAAACTATAGAAGACTAA
- a CDS encoding P-II family nitrogen regulator, translated as MKKIEAVIKPFKLEDVKDALTEAGITGMTVSDVKGYGRQQGHSELYRGAEYVVDFLPKIKIELIVAEDSVDSTIDIIINAAKTGKIGDGKIFVSPIEKTIRIRTGEEDEDAI; from the coding sequence GTGAAAAAAATTGAAGCAGTGATTAAGCCGTTTAAATTAGAGGATGTAAAAGATGCTTTAACTGAAGCAGGTATTACTGGTATGACTGTATCTGATGTAAAAGGATATGGAAGACAGCAAGGACACTCTGAACTATATAGAGGTGCTGAGTATGTTGTTGATTTCTTACCAAAAATTAAAATCGAACTAATTGTTGCGGAAGATAGTGTTGATAGTACAATTGATATTATTATCAATGCAGCTAAAACTGGTAAAATCGGTGATGGTAAAATCTTTGTTTCACCAATTGAAAAAACAATCAGAATAAGAACTGGTGAAGAAGACGAGGACGCTATTTAG